The following proteins are encoded in a genomic region of Arachis stenosperma cultivar V10309 chromosome 4, arast.V10309.gnm1.PFL2, whole genome shotgun sequence:
- the LOC130976693 gene encoding scarecrow-like protein 9, with protein sequence MIMDPHLHGFGGSTKEFRLENQSLPILQNQRFENGLFDQSREFGYLQSNLLPPANNTHSSSILTNDEPSPEDCDFSDAILGYINQILMEEDMEDKTCMLQDSLDLQVAEKSLYEVIGEKYPSQPLGINPNDGEGVNDLFENYGSDLVNDGDLRSIVMSSSFLRNSEEVHRQNFQGNSISQSSHSSSNSVISSLEGPVESPNSILQVPDMSSESQSILQFQKGVEEASKFLPSGNGLFSNFSAAKLSSPLEPKLGTNALSVKVEKDDGESFLAGSKGRKHSDREVGDDEENRSSKQAAVYSEPTLRSDMIDIFLLHSAGDGKQHYMARRDALQNKNTDKMLPRNGKSKASKTGKGRGKKQNGRKEVVDLRTLLVLCAQAVAADDSKSAHEFLKQIKQHSSPFGDGSQRLAHMFADGLEARLAGTGSQIYKGLICKRTSAADVLKAYHLYLAACPFRKISNFMSNITIRTSSADSMRVHVIDFGILYGFQWPTFIQRLSWRSGGPPKLRITGIDFPQPGFRPAERIVETGRRLAAYAETFNVPFEYNAIAKKWETIQLEELKIDRDEYVVVTCFYRGKNLLDESVVVESPRNKFLNLIRKINPDIFIHGIINGAFNAPFFVTRFREALFHYSSLFDMLETIVPREDWERMLIEKEIFGREALNVIACEGCERVERPETYKQWQVRILRAGFTQQRFDPKLIGMAMDKVRSGFHKDFLIDEDGQWLVQGWKGRIIYALSCWKPA encoded by the coding sequence ATGATAATGGATCCACATCTTCATGGATTTGGTGGTTCCACAAAGGAATTCCGGTTGGAGAATCAGTCTTTGCCAATTCTGCAGAATCAGAGGTTTGAAAATGGTTTATTTGATCAAAGTAGGGAATTCGGTTACCTTCAGTCCAATCTACTGCCACCAGCTAATAATACACATTCATCCTCAATTTTGACAAATGATGAGCCTTCTCCGGAGGATTGCGATTTTTCTGATGCAATTTTAGGATACATCAATCAAATCCTAATGGAAGAAGACATGGAAGACAAGACATGTATGCTTCAAGATTCTTTGGATCTTCAGGTTGCCGAGAAATCGTTAtatgaggtgataggtgaaaaGTATCCGTCTCAGCCATTAGGGATTAATCCAAATGATGGGGAAGGAGTTAATGACTTGTTTGAAAACTATGGTAGTGATCTTGTTAATGACGGCGATCTTAGAAGCATTGTTATGAGTAGTTCGTTTCTTCGGAACTCAGAGGAAGTACATCGCCAAAACTTTCAAGGGAATAGCATTTCACAGTCATCTCATAGTTCTTCGAATAGCGTAATAAGCAGCTTGGAAGGTCCTGTTGAATCTCCAAATAGCATTCTTCAGGTGCCAGATATGAGCAGTGAGAGTCAATCTATTTTGCAATTTCAGAAGGGTGTCGAGGAGGCTAGTAAATTTCTTCCAAGTGGAAACGGTCTCTTTTCCAATTTTAGTGCAGCTAAGTTGTCGTCACCGTTAGAGCCTAAATTGGGGACCAATGCATTGTCTGTTAAGGTAGAGAAGGATGATGGCGAGTCTTTTCTAGCAGGATCCAAGGGAAGAAAGCATTCTGACAGGGAAGTGGGAGACGATGAAGAAAATAGAAGCAGCAAGCAAGCTGCAGTTTATTCGGAACCTACATTGCGGTCAGATATGATTGATATATTCCTGCTTCACAGCGCAGGGGATGGTAAGCAACATTATATGGCACGTCGTGATGCTTTACAGAATAAGAACACGGACAAGATGTTGCCGAGAAATGGTAAGTCAAAAGCATCGAAAACTGGGAAGGGGCGTGGTAAGAAACAAAATGGGAGAAAAGAAGTGGTTGATTTGAGAACCCTTCTGGTTCTTTGTGCACAAGCTGTTGCAGCCGATGACTCCAAAAGTGCCCATGAGTTTCTTAAGCAGATCAAGCAGCACTCGAGTCCTTTTGGAGATGGAAGTCAGAGGTTAGCTCATATGTTTGCAGATGGCCTCGAAGCACGCTTGGCAGGCACTGGAAGCCAAATCTATAAAGGCTTAATTTGTAAAAGAACATCAGCAGCTGATGTTCTTAAAGCATACCATCTATACCTTGCTGCATGCCCGTTTAGaaagatttcaaattttatgtcAAACATTACAATTAGGACATCTTCTGCAGACTCAATGAGAGTTCATGTTATAGATTTTGGTATCCTTTATGGTTTCCAGTGGCCGACTTTTATTCAGAGGCTTTCGTGGAGATCTGGGGGACCACCGAAACTTCGGATCACAGGAATTGACTTCCCACAACCTGGTTTCAGGCCTGCGGAGAGAATTGTAGAAACGGGACGTCGCTTGGCAGCTTATGCTGAAACTTTCAATGTCCCATTTGAGTACAACGCCATAGCAAAAAAGTGGGAAACAATTCAACTCGAAGAACTGAAGATCGATAGAGATGAGTATGTTGTTGTTACTTGTTTTTATCGAGGCAAAAACTTATTGGATGAATCTGTGGTAGTGGAAAGTCCAAGGAATAAGTTCCTCAATTTGATAAGGAAGATCAACCCAGATATCTTCATTCATGGCATTATTAATGGGGCCTTTAATGCCCCTTTTTTTGTTACTCGATTCAGGGAAGCACTGTTTCACTACTCTTCACTGTTTGACATGCTTGAAACTATTGTGCCTCGTGAAGACTGGGAGAGGATGCTGATTGAGAAGGAGATATTCGGGCGAGAAGCATTGAATGTTATAGCCTGTGAAGGCTGCGAGAGAGTTGAGCGGCCAGAGACATATAAGCAGTGGCAAGTCCGAATATTAAGGGCCGGGTTTACGCAACAACGTTTTGATCCTAAGTTAATAGGGATGGCAATGGATAAAGTAAGGTCTGGCTTCCACAAGGATTTCCTAATTGatgaagatggtcagtggttgGTGCAAGGTTGGAAGGGGCGAATCATTTACGCACTCTCTTGTTGGAAACCTGCATGA